The following proteins come from a genomic window of Terriglobia bacterium:
- a CDS encoding DsbA family protein → MRGRIASRGAAKSIGLDMGRSDFCRASPEADQGVQLDEAEGERLKVPGTPTFFVGRVTPDRSVQVTHAFVGSKAIEGLEGALGRFFGK, encoded by the coding sequence GTGCGTGGTCGCATCGCAAGCCGGGGAGCAGCCAAGTCGATCGGTTTGGATATGGGTCGCTCTGATTTCTGCCGAGCCTCACCCGAAGCCGACCAAGGGGTACAACTGGACGAGGCCGAGGGGGAAAGGTTGAAGGTACCAGGAACGCCGACCTTCTTTGTCGGTAGGGTCACGCCCGATCGTAGCGTCCAGGTAACTCACGCTTTCGTAGGCTCGAAGGCCATAGAAGGACTGGAGGGAGCTCTGGGTCGTTTCTTTGGCAAGTAG